A stretch of the Aphis gossypii isolate Hap1 chromosome 2, ASM2018417v2, whole genome shotgun sequence genome encodes the following:
- the LOC126549913 gene encoding uncharacterized protein LOC126549913 isoform X4: protein MDFLGLTIISFTTDKVLDIIDTIMNTTIATTSGRNVTESLLALTLGVVDIIDTADAVVEDGECDANAILEKYVGEIPAAQQLAPRERQEKKEQELIVSMSRSSHDGGDAPEGLSAPTLVAIDIFDTAEAVVEDEPKGKCDAIAILEKDAGVILAAQQLANRERLERKEQALIVSMSRSSHGGGDAPEGLSAPTLVAIDIFDTAEAVVEDEPKGKCDAIAILEKDAGEVLAAQQLANRERKERKEQALIVSMSRSSHGGGDAPEGLSAPTLVAIDIFDTAEAVVEDEPKGKCDAIAILEKDAGVILAAQQLANRERLERKEELIVSMSRPSHGGGDAPEGLSAPTLVAIDIFDTAEAAVEDEPKGKCDAIAILEKDAGEILAAQQLANRERQERKEQALIVSMSRSSHGGGDAPEGLSAPTLVAIDIFDTAEAVVEDEPKGKCDAIAILEKDAGEILAAQQLANRERQERKEEELIVSMSRSSHDGGDALEGLSAPTLVVIDIVDTAEAAVDTVEAVVEDEPKGECDANAFLEKDAGEIPAAQQLAPRKRRRRLAAAWRVIKRFFLCGCCAPRVE, encoded by the exons atggattttttaGGTCTGACGATAATATCATTTACTACCGATAaagttttagatattatagacACCATCATGAACACCACAATCGCTACCACGAGCGGCAGAAACGTGACGGAAAGTTTGCTGGCTCTAACCCTCGGGGTCGTTGATATCATCGATACGGCAGACGCCGTCGTTGAAGACGGCGAATGCGATGCAAACgctattttggaaaaatatgtgGGAGAAATACCGGCTGCGCAACAACTAGCCCCCCGCGAACGACAAGAGAAAAAAG aaCAAGAATTGATTGTATCGATGAGCCGATCGTCGCATGACGGCGGAGACGCGCCGGAAGGTTTGTCAGCGCCAACCCTGGTGGCCATTGATATCTTCGATACGGCAGAAGCCGTCGTCGAGGACGAGCCAAAAGGCAAATGTGATGCAATTGCTATTTTGGAAAAAGATGCGGGAGTAATACTGGCTGCGCAACAACTAGCCAACCGCGAACGACTAGAGAGAAAAG aaCAAGCATTAATTGTATCGATGAGCCGATCGTCGCATGGCGGCGGAGACGCGCCGGAAGGTTTGTCAGCGCCAACCCTGGTGGCCATTGATATCTTCGATACGGCAGAAGCCGTCGTCGAGGACGAGCCAAAAGGCAAATGTGATGCAATTGCTATTTTGGAAAAAGATGCGGGAGAAGTACTGGCTGCGCAACAACTAGCCAACCGCGAACGAAAAGAGAGAAAAG aaCAAGCATTAATTGTATCGATGAGCCGATCGTCGCATGGCGGCGGAGACGCGCCGGAAGGTTTGTCAGCGCCAACCCTGGTGGCCATTGATATCTTCGATACGGCAGAAGCCGTCGTCGAGGACGAGCCAAAAGGCAAATGTGATGCAATTGCTATTTTGGAAAAAGATGCGGGAGTAATACTGGCTGCGCAACAACTAGCCAACCGCGAACGACTAGAGAGAAAAG AAGAATTGATTGTATCGATGAGCCGACCGTCGCATGGCGGCGGAGACGCGCCGGAAGGTTTGTCAGCGCCAACCCTGGTGGCCATTGATATCTTCGATACGGCAGAAGCCGCCGTCGAAGACGAGCCAAAAGGCAAATGCGATGCAATTGCTATTTTGGAAAAAGATGCGGGAGAAATACTGGCTGCGCAACAACTAGCCAACCGCGAACGACAAGAGAGAAAAG aaCAAGCATTAATTGTATCGATGAGCCGATCGTCGCATGGCGGCGGAGACGCGCCGGAAGGTTTGTCAGCGCCAACCCTGGTGGCCATTGATATCTTCGATACGGCAGAAGCCGTCGTCGAGGACGAGCCAAAAGGCAAATGTGATGCAATTGCTATTTTGGAAAAAGATGCGGGAGAAATACTGGCTGCGCAACAACTAGCCAACCGCGAACGACAAGAGAGAAAAG aaGAAGAATTGATTGTATCGATGAGCCGATCGTCGCATGACGGCGGAGATGCGCTGGAAGGTTTGTCAGCGCCAACCCTGGTGGTCATTGATATCGTCGATACGGCAGAAGCCGCCGTCGATACGGTAGAAGCCGTCGTCGAGGACGAGCCAAAAGGCGAATGCGATGCAAACGCTTTTTTGGAAAAAGATGCGGGAGAAATACCGGCTGCGCAACAACTAGCCCCCCGCAAACGACGAAGACGTTTGGCTGCGGCGTGGCGCGTCATAAAACGTTTCTTTTTATGTGGATGTTGCGCCCCGCGAGTAGAATAA
- the LOC126549913 gene encoding uncharacterized protein LOC126549913 isoform X10, translating into MDFLGLTIISFTTDKVLDIIDTIMNTTIATTSGRNVTESLLALTLGVVDIIDTADAVVEDGECDANAILEKYVGEIPAAQQLAPRERQEKKEQELIVSMSRSSHDGGDAPEGLSAPTLVAIDIFDTAEAVVEDEPKGKCDAIAILEKDAGVILAAQQLANRERLERKEQALIVSMSRSSHGGGDAPEGLSAPTLVAIDIFDTAEAVVEDEPKGKCDAIAILEKDAGEVLAAQQLANRERKERKEQALIVSMSRSSHGGGDAPEGLSAPTLVAIDIFDTAEAVVEDEPKGKCDAIAILEKDAGVILAAQQLANRERLERKEEELIVSMSRPSHGGGDAPEGLSAPTLVAIDIFDTAEAVVEDEPKGKCDAIAILEKDAGEILAAQQLANRERQERKEEELIVSMSRSSHDGGDALEGLSAPTLVVIDIVDTAEAAVDTVEAVVEDEPKGECDANAFLEKDAGEIPAAQQLAPRKRRRRLAAAWRVIKRFFLCGCCAPRVE; encoded by the exons atggattttttaGGTCTGACGATAATATCATTTACTACCGATAaagttttagatattatagacACCATCATGAACACCACAATCGCTACCACGAGCGGCAGAAACGTGACGGAAAGTTTGCTGGCTCTAACCCTCGGGGTCGTTGATATCATCGATACGGCAGACGCCGTCGTTGAAGACGGCGAATGCGATGCAAACgctattttggaaaaatatgtgGGAGAAATACCGGCTGCGCAACAACTAGCCCCCCGCGAACGACAAGAGAAAAAAG aaCAAGAATTGATTGTATCGATGAGCCGATCGTCGCATGACGGCGGAGACGCGCCGGAAGGTTTGTCAGCGCCAACCCTGGTGGCCATTGATATCTTCGATACGGCAGAAGCCGTCGTCGAGGACGAGCCAAAAGGCAAATGTGATGCAATTGCTATTTTGGAAAAAGATGCGGGAGTAATACTGGCTGCGCAACAACTAGCCAACCGCGAACGACTAGAGAGAAAAG aaCAAGCATTAATTGTATCGATGAGCCGATCGTCGCATGGCGGCGGAGACGCGCCGGAAGGTTTGTCAGCGCCAACCCTGGTGGCCATTGATATCTTCGATACGGCAGAAGCCGTCGTCGAGGACGAGCCAAAAGGCAAATGTGATGCAATTGCTATTTTGGAAAAAGATGCGGGAGAAGTACTGGCTGCGCAACAACTAGCCAACCGCGAACGAAAAGAGAGAAAAG aaCAAGCATTAATTGTATCGATGAGCCGATCGTCGCATGGCGGCGGAGACGCGCCGGAAGGTTTGTCAGCGCCAACCCTGGTGGCCATTGATATCTTCGATACGGCAGAAGCCGTCGTCGAGGACGAGCCAAAAGGCAAATGTGATGCAATTGCTATTTTGGAAAAAGATGCGGGAGTAATACTGGCTGCGCAACAACTAGCCAACCGCGAACGACTAGAGAGAAAAG aaGAAGAATTGATTGTATCGATGAGCCGACCGTCGCATGGCGGCGGAGACGCGCCGGAAG GTTTGTCAGCGCCAACCCTGGTGGCCATTGATATCTTCGATACGGCAGAAGCCGTCGTCGAGGACGAGCCAAAAGGCAAATGTGATGCAATTGCTATTTTGGAAAAAGATGCGGGAGAAATACTGGCTGCGCAACAACTAGCCAACCGCGAACGACAAGAGAGAAAAG aaGAAGAATTGATTGTATCGATGAGCCGATCGTCGCATGACGGCGGAGATGCGCTGGAAGGTTTGTCAGCGCCAACCCTGGTGGTCATTGATATCGTCGATACGGCAGAAGCCGCCGTCGATACGGTAGAAGCCGTCGTCGAGGACGAGCCAAAAGGCGAATGCGATGCAAACGCTTTTTTGGAAAAAGATGCGGGAGAAATACCGGCTGCGCAACAACTAGCCCCCCGCAAACGACGAAGACGTTTGGCTGCGGCGTGGCGCGTCATAAAACGTTTCTTTTTATGTGGATGTTGCGCCCCGCGAGTAGAATAA
- the LOC126549913 gene encoding uncharacterized protein LOC126549913 isoform X9 gives MDFLGLTIISFTTDKVLDIIDTIMNTTIATTSGRNVTESLLALTLGVVDIIDTADAVVEDGECDANAILEKYVGEIPAAQQLAPRERQEKKEQELIVSMSRSSHDGGDAPEGLSAPTLVAIDIFDTAEAVVEDEPKGKCDAIAILEKDAGVILAAQQLANRERLERKEQALIVSMSRSSHGGGDAPEGLSAPTLVAIDIFDTAEAVVEDEPKGKCDAIAILEKDAGEVLAAQQLANRERKERKEQALIVSMSRSSHGGGDAPEGLSAPTLVAIDIFDTAEAVVEDEPKGKCDAIAILEKDAGVILAAQQLANRERLERKEEELIVSMSRPSHGGGDAPEGLSAPTLVAIDIFDTAEAAVEDEPKGKCDAIAILEKDAGEILAAQQLANRERQERKEQALIVSMSRSSHGGGDAPEGLSAPTLVVIDIVDTAEAAVDTVEAVVEDEPKGECDANAFLEKDAGEIPAAQQLAPRKRRRRLAAAWRVIKRFFLCGCCAPRVE, from the exons atggattttttaGGTCTGACGATAATATCATTTACTACCGATAaagttttagatattatagacACCATCATGAACACCACAATCGCTACCACGAGCGGCAGAAACGTGACGGAAAGTTTGCTGGCTCTAACCCTCGGGGTCGTTGATATCATCGATACGGCAGACGCCGTCGTTGAAGACGGCGAATGCGATGCAAACgctattttggaaaaatatgtgGGAGAAATACCGGCTGCGCAACAACTAGCCCCCCGCGAACGACAAGAGAAAAAAG aaCAAGAATTGATTGTATCGATGAGCCGATCGTCGCATGACGGCGGAGACGCGCCGGAAGGTTTGTCAGCGCCAACCCTGGTGGCCATTGATATCTTCGATACGGCAGAAGCCGTCGTCGAGGACGAGCCAAAAGGCAAATGTGATGCAATTGCTATTTTGGAAAAAGATGCGGGAGTAATACTGGCTGCGCAACAACTAGCCAACCGCGAACGACTAGAGAGAAAAG aaCAAGCATTAATTGTATCGATGAGCCGATCGTCGCATGGCGGCGGAGACGCGCCGGAAGGTTTGTCAGCGCCAACCCTGGTGGCCATTGATATCTTCGATACGGCAGAAGCCGTCGTCGAGGACGAGCCAAAAGGCAAATGTGATGCAATTGCTATTTTGGAAAAAGATGCGGGAGAAGTACTGGCTGCGCAACAACTAGCCAACCGCGAACGAAAAGAGAGAAAAG aaCAAGCATTAATTGTATCGATGAGCCGATCGTCGCATGGCGGCGGAGACGCGCCGGAAGGTTTGTCAGCGCCAACCCTGGTGGCCATTGATATCTTCGATACGGCAGAAGCCGTCGTCGAGGACGAGCCAAAAGGCAAATGTGATGCAATTGCTATTTTGGAAAAAGATGCGGGAGTAATACTGGCTGCGCAACAACTAGCCAACCGCGAACGACTAGAGAGAAAAG aaGAAGAATTGATTGTATCGATGAGCCGACCGTCGCATGGCGGCGGAGACGCGCCGGAAGGTTTGTCAGCGCCAACCCTGGTGGCCATTGATATCTTCGATACGGCAGAAGCCGCCGTCGAAGACGAGCCAAAAGGCAAATGCGATGCAATTGCTATTTTGGAAAAAGATGCGGGAGAAATACTGGCTGCGCAACAACTAGCCAACCGCGAACGACAAGAGAGAAAAG aaCAAGCATTAATTGTATCGATGAGCCGATCGTCGCATGGCGGCGGAGACGCGCCGGAAG GTTTGTCAGCGCCAACCCTGGTGGTCATTGATATCGTCGATACGGCAGAAGCCGCCGTCGATACGGTAGAAGCCGTCGTCGAGGACGAGCCAAAAGGCGAATGCGATGCAAACGCTTTTTTGGAAAAAGATGCGGGAGAAATACCGGCTGCGCAACAACTAGCCCCCCGCAAACGACGAAGACGTTTGGCTGCGGCGTGGCGCGTCATAAAACGTTTCTTTTTATGTGGATGTTGCGCCCCGCGAGTAGAATAA
- the LOC126549913 gene encoding uncharacterized protein LOC126549913 isoform X12, translating into MDFLGLTIISFTTDKVLDIIDTIMNTTIATTSGRNVTESLLALTLGVVDIIDTADAVVEDGECDANAILEKYVGEIPAAQQLAPRERQEKKEQELIVSMSRSSHDGGDAPEGLSAPTLVAIDIFDTAEAVVEDEPKGKCDAIAILEKDAGVILAAQQLANRERLERKEQALIVSMSRSSHGGGDAPEGLSAPTLVAIDIFDTAEAVVEDEPKGKCDAIAILEKDAGEVLAAQQLANRERKERKEQALIVSMSRSSHGGGDAPEGLSAPTLVAIDIFDTAEAVVEDEPKGKCDAIAILEKDAGVILAAQQLANRERLERKEEELIVSMSRSSHDGGDALEGLSAPTLVAIDIFDTAEAVVEDEPKGKCDAIAILEKDAGEILAAQQLANRERQERKEEELIVSMSRSSHDGGDALEGLSAPTLVVIDIVDTAEAAVDTVEAVVEDEPKGECDANAFLEKDAGEIPAAQQLAPRKRRRRLAAAWRVIKRFFLCGCCAPRVE; encoded by the exons atggattttttaGGTCTGACGATAATATCATTTACTACCGATAaagttttagatattatagacACCATCATGAACACCACAATCGCTACCACGAGCGGCAGAAACGTGACGGAAAGTTTGCTGGCTCTAACCCTCGGGGTCGTTGATATCATCGATACGGCAGACGCCGTCGTTGAAGACGGCGAATGCGATGCAAACgctattttggaaaaatatgtgGGAGAAATACCGGCTGCGCAACAACTAGCCCCCCGCGAACGACAAGAGAAAAAAG aaCAAGAATTGATTGTATCGATGAGCCGATCGTCGCATGACGGCGGAGACGCGCCGGAAGGTTTGTCAGCGCCAACCCTGGTGGCCATTGATATCTTCGATACGGCAGAAGCCGTCGTCGAGGACGAGCCAAAAGGCAAATGTGATGCAATTGCTATTTTGGAAAAAGATGCGGGAGTAATACTGGCTGCGCAACAACTAGCCAACCGCGAACGACTAGAGAGAAAAG aaCAAGCATTAATTGTATCGATGAGCCGATCGTCGCATGGCGGCGGAGACGCGCCGGAAGGTTTGTCAGCGCCAACCCTGGTGGCCATTGATATCTTCGATACGGCAGAAGCCGTCGTCGAGGACGAGCCAAAAGGCAAATGTGATGCAATTGCTATTTTGGAAAAAGATGCGGGAGAAGTACTGGCTGCGCAACAACTAGCCAACCGCGAACGAAAAGAGAGAAAAG aaCAAGCATTAATTGTATCGATGAGCCGATCGTCGCATGGCGGCGGAGACGCGCCGGAAGGTTTGTCAGCGCCAACCCTGGTGGCCATTGATATCTTCGATACGGCAGAAGCCGTCGTCGAGGACGAGCCAAAAGGCAAATGTGATGCAATTGCTATTTTGGAAAAAGATGCGGGAGTAATACTGGCTGCGCAACAACTAGCCAACCGCGAACGACTAGAGAGAAAAG aaGAAGAATTGATTGTATCGATGAGCCGATCGTCGCATGACGGCGGAGATGCGCTGGAAG GTTTGTCAGCGCCAACCCTGGTGGCCATTGATATCTTCGATACGGCAGAAGCCGTCGTCGAGGACGAGCCAAAAGGCAAATGTGATGCAATTGCTATTTTGGAAAAAGATGCGGGAGAAATACTGGCTGCGCAACAACTAGCCAACCGCGAACGACAAGAGAGAAAAG aaGAAGAATTGATTGTATCGATGAGCCGATCGTCGCATGACGGCGGAGATGCGCTGGAAGGTTTGTCAGCGCCAACCCTGGTGGTCATTGATATCGTCGATACGGCAGAAGCCGCCGTCGATACGGTAGAAGCCGTCGTCGAGGACGAGCCAAAAGGCGAATGCGATGCAAACGCTTTTTTGGAAAAAGATGCGGGAGAAATACCGGCTGCGCAACAACTAGCCCCCCGCAAACGACGAAGACGTTTGGCTGCGGCGTGGCGCGTCATAAAACGTTTCTTTTTATGTGGATGTTGCGCCCCGCGAGTAGAATAA
- the LOC126549913 gene encoding uncharacterized protein LOC126549913 isoform X14 has product MDFLGLTIISFTTDKVLDIIDTIMNTTIATTSGRNVTESLLALTLGVVDIIDTADAVVEDGECDANAILEKYVGEIPAAQQLAPRERQEKKEQELIVSMSRSSHDGGDAPEGLSAPTLVAIDIFDTAEAVVEDEPKGKCDAIAILEKDAGVILAAQQLANRERLERKEQALIVSMSRSSHGGGDAPEGLSAPTLVAIDIFDTAEAVVEDEPKGKCDAIAILEKDAGEVLAAQQLANRERKERKEQALIVSMSRSSHGGGDAPEGLSAPTLVAIDIFDTAEAVVEDEPKGKCDAIAILEKDAGVILAAQQLANRERLERKEEELIVSMSRPSHGGGDAPEGLSAPTLVAIDIFDTAEAAVEDEPKGKCDAIAILEKDAGEILAAQQLANRERQERKEELIVSMSRSSHDGGDALEGLSAPTLVVIDIVDTAEAAVDTVEAVVEDEPKGECDANAFLEKDAGEIPAAQQLAPRKRRRRLAAAWRVIKRFFLCGCCAPRVE; this is encoded by the exons atggattttttaGGTCTGACGATAATATCATTTACTACCGATAaagttttagatattatagacACCATCATGAACACCACAATCGCTACCACGAGCGGCAGAAACGTGACGGAAAGTTTGCTGGCTCTAACCCTCGGGGTCGTTGATATCATCGATACGGCAGACGCCGTCGTTGAAGACGGCGAATGCGATGCAAACgctattttggaaaaatatgtgGGAGAAATACCGGCTGCGCAACAACTAGCCCCCCGCGAACGACAAGAGAAAAAAG aaCAAGAATTGATTGTATCGATGAGCCGATCGTCGCATGACGGCGGAGACGCGCCGGAAGGTTTGTCAGCGCCAACCCTGGTGGCCATTGATATCTTCGATACGGCAGAAGCCGTCGTCGAGGACGAGCCAAAAGGCAAATGTGATGCAATTGCTATTTTGGAAAAAGATGCGGGAGTAATACTGGCTGCGCAACAACTAGCCAACCGCGAACGACTAGAGAGAAAAG aaCAAGCATTAATTGTATCGATGAGCCGATCGTCGCATGGCGGCGGAGACGCGCCGGAAGGTTTGTCAGCGCCAACCCTGGTGGCCATTGATATCTTCGATACGGCAGAAGCCGTCGTCGAGGACGAGCCAAAAGGCAAATGTGATGCAATTGCTATTTTGGAAAAAGATGCGGGAGAAGTACTGGCTGCGCAACAACTAGCCAACCGCGAACGAAAAGAGAGAAAAG aaCAAGCATTAATTGTATCGATGAGCCGATCGTCGCATGGCGGCGGAGACGCGCCGGAAGGTTTGTCAGCGCCAACCCTGGTGGCCATTGATATCTTCGATACGGCAGAAGCCGTCGTCGAGGACGAGCCAAAAGGCAAATGTGATGCAATTGCTATTTTGGAAAAAGATGCGGGAGTAATACTGGCTGCGCAACAACTAGCCAACCGCGAACGACTAGAGAGAAAAG aaGAAGAATTGATTGTATCGATGAGCCGACCGTCGCATGGCGGCGGAGACGCGCCGGAAGGTTTGTCAGCGCCAACCCTGGTGGCCATTGATATCTTCGATACGGCAGAAGCCGCCGTCGAAGACGAGCCAAAAGGCAAATGCGATGCAATTGCTATTTTGGAAAAAGATGCGGGAGAAATACTGGCTGCGCAACAACTAGCCAACCGCGAACGACAAGAGAGAAAAG AAGAATTGATTGTATCGATGAGCCGATCGTCGCATGACGGCGGAGATGCGCTGGAAGGTTTGTCAGCGCCAACCCTGGTGGTCATTGATATCGTCGATACGGCAGAAGCCGCCGTCGATACGGTAGAAGCCGTCGTCGAGGACGAGCCAAAAGGCGAATGCGATGCAAACGCTTTTTTGGAAAAAGATGCGGGAGAAATACCGGCTGCGCAACAACTAGCCCCCCGCAAACGACGAAGACGTTTGGCTGCGGCGTGGCGCGTCATAAAACGTTTCTTTTTATGTGGATGTTGCGCCCCGCGAGTAGAATAA
- the LOC126549913 gene encoding uncharacterized protein LOC126549913 isoform X16 has product MDFLGLTIISFTTDKVLDIIDTIMNTTIATTSGRNVTESLLALTLGVVDIIDTADAVVEDGECDANAILEKYVGEIPAAQQLAPRERQEKKEQELIVSMSRSSHDGGDAPEGLSAPTLVAIDIFDTAEAVVEDEPKGKCDAIAILEKDAGVILAAQQLANRERLERKEQALIVSMSRSSHGGGDAPEGLSAPTLVAIDIFDTAEAVVEDEPKGKCDAIAILEKDAGEVLAAQQLANRERKERKEQALIVSMSRSSHGGGDAPEGLSAPTLVAIDIFDTAEAVVEDEPKGKCDAIAILEKDAGVILAAQQLANRERLERKEELIVSMSRSSHDGGDALEGLSAPTLVAIDIFDTAEAVVEDEPKGKCDAIAILEKDAGEILAAQQLANRERQERKEEELIVSMSRSSHDGGDALEGLSAPTLVVIDIVDTAEAAVDTVEAVVEDEPKGECDANAFLEKDAGEIPAAQQLAPRKRRRRLAAAWRVIKRFFLCGCCAPRVE; this is encoded by the exons atggattttttaGGTCTGACGATAATATCATTTACTACCGATAaagttttagatattatagacACCATCATGAACACCACAATCGCTACCACGAGCGGCAGAAACGTGACGGAAAGTTTGCTGGCTCTAACCCTCGGGGTCGTTGATATCATCGATACGGCAGACGCCGTCGTTGAAGACGGCGAATGCGATGCAAACgctattttggaaaaatatgtgGGAGAAATACCGGCTGCGCAACAACTAGCCCCCCGCGAACGACAAGAGAAAAAAG aaCAAGAATTGATTGTATCGATGAGCCGATCGTCGCATGACGGCGGAGACGCGCCGGAAGGTTTGTCAGCGCCAACCCTGGTGGCCATTGATATCTTCGATACGGCAGAAGCCGTCGTCGAGGACGAGCCAAAAGGCAAATGTGATGCAATTGCTATTTTGGAAAAAGATGCGGGAGTAATACTGGCTGCGCAACAACTAGCCAACCGCGAACGACTAGAGAGAAAAG aaCAAGCATTAATTGTATCGATGAGCCGATCGTCGCATGGCGGCGGAGACGCGCCGGAAGGTTTGTCAGCGCCAACCCTGGTGGCCATTGATATCTTCGATACGGCAGAAGCCGTCGTCGAGGACGAGCCAAAAGGCAAATGTGATGCAATTGCTATTTTGGAAAAAGATGCGGGAGAAGTACTGGCTGCGCAACAACTAGCCAACCGCGAACGAAAAGAGAGAAAAG aaCAAGCATTAATTGTATCGATGAGCCGATCGTCGCATGGCGGCGGAGACGCGCCGGAAGGTTTGTCAGCGCCAACCCTGGTGGCCATTGATATCTTCGATACGGCAGAAGCCGTCGTCGAGGACGAGCCAAAAGGCAAATGTGATGCAATTGCTATTTTGGAAAAAGATGCGGGAGTAATACTGGCTGCGCAACAACTAGCCAACCGCGAACGACTAGAGAGAAAAG AAGAATTGATTGTATCGATGAGCCGATCGTCGCATGACGGCGGAGATGCGCTGGAAG GTTTGTCAGCGCCAACCCTGGTGGCCATTGATATCTTCGATACGGCAGAAGCCGTCGTCGAGGACGAGCCAAAAGGCAAATGTGATGCAATTGCTATTTTGGAAAAAGATGCGGGAGAAATACTGGCTGCGCAACAACTAGCCAACCGCGAACGACAAGAGAGAAAAG aaGAAGAATTGATTGTATCGATGAGCCGATCGTCGCATGACGGCGGAGATGCGCTGGAAGGTTTGTCAGCGCCAACCCTGGTGGTCATTGATATCGTCGATACGGCAGAAGCCGCCGTCGATACGGTAGAAGCCGTCGTCGAGGACGAGCCAAAAGGCGAATGCGATGCAAACGCTTTTTTGGAAAAAGATGCGGGAGAAATACCGGCTGCGCAACAACTAGCCCCCCGCAAACGACGAAGACGTTTGGCTGCGGCGTGGCGCGTCATAAAACGTTTCTTTTTATGTGGATGTTGCGCCCCGCGAGTAGAATAA
- the LOC126549913 gene encoding uncharacterized protein LOC126549913 isoform X15, with protein MDFLGLTIISFTTDKVLDIIDTIMNTTIATTSGRNVTESLLALTLGVVDIIDTADAVVEDGECDANAILEKYVGEIPAAQQLAPRERQEKKEQELIVSMSRSSHDGGDAPEGLSAPTLVAIDIFDTAEAVVEDEPKGKCDAIAILEKDAGVILAAQQLANRERLERKEQALIVSMSRSSHGGGDAPEGLSAPTLVAIDIFDTAEAVVEDEPKGKCDAIAILEKDAGEVLAAQQLANRERKERKEQALIVSMSRSSHGGGDAPEGLSAPTLVAIDIFDTAEAVVEDEPKGKCDAIAILEKDAGVILAAQQLANRERLERKEELIVSMSRPSHGGGDAPEGLSAPTLVAIDIFDTAEAVVEDEPKGKCDAIAILEKDAGEILAAQQLANRERQERKEEELIVSMSRSSHDGGDALEGLSAPTLVVIDIVDTAEAAVDTVEAVVEDEPKGECDANAFLEKDAGEIPAAQQLAPRKRRRRLAAAWRVIKRFFLCGCCAPRVE; from the exons atggattttttaGGTCTGACGATAATATCATTTACTACCGATAaagttttagatattatagacACCATCATGAACACCACAATCGCTACCACGAGCGGCAGAAACGTGACGGAAAGTTTGCTGGCTCTAACCCTCGGGGTCGTTGATATCATCGATACGGCAGACGCCGTCGTTGAAGACGGCGAATGCGATGCAAACgctattttggaaaaatatgtgGGAGAAATACCGGCTGCGCAACAACTAGCCCCCCGCGAACGACAAGAGAAAAAAG aaCAAGAATTGATTGTATCGATGAGCCGATCGTCGCATGACGGCGGAGACGCGCCGGAAGGTTTGTCAGCGCCAACCCTGGTGGCCATTGATATCTTCGATACGGCAGAAGCCGTCGTCGAGGACGAGCCAAAAGGCAAATGTGATGCAATTGCTATTTTGGAAAAAGATGCGGGAGTAATACTGGCTGCGCAACAACTAGCCAACCGCGAACGACTAGAGAGAAAAG aaCAAGCATTAATTGTATCGATGAGCCGATCGTCGCATGGCGGCGGAGACGCGCCGGAAGGTTTGTCAGCGCCAACCCTGGTGGCCATTGATATCTTCGATACGGCAGAAGCCGTCGTCGAGGACGAGCCAAAAGGCAAATGTGATGCAATTGCTATTTTGGAAAAAGATGCGGGAGAAGTACTGGCTGCGCAACAACTAGCCAACCGCGAACGAAAAGAGAGAAAAG aaCAAGCATTAATTGTATCGATGAGCCGATCGTCGCATGGCGGCGGAGACGCGCCGGAAGGTTTGTCAGCGCCAACCCTGGTGGCCATTGATATCTTCGATACGGCAGAAGCCGTCGTCGAGGACGAGCCAAAAGGCAAATGTGATGCAATTGCTATTTTGGAAAAAGATGCGGGAGTAATACTGGCTGCGCAACAACTAGCCAACCGCGAACGACTAGAGAGAAAAG AAGAATTGATTGTATCGATGAGCCGACCGTCGCATGGCGGCGGAGACGCGCCGGAAG GTTTGTCAGCGCCAACCCTGGTGGCCATTGATATCTTCGATACGGCAGAAGCCGTCGTCGAGGACGAGCCAAAAGGCAAATGTGATGCAATTGCTATTTTGGAAAAAGATGCGGGAGAAATACTGGCTGCGCAACAACTAGCCAACCGCGAACGACAAGAGAGAAAAG aaGAAGAATTGATTGTATCGATGAGCCGATCGTCGCATGACGGCGGAGATGCGCTGGAAGGTTTGTCAGCGCCAACCCTGGTGGTCATTGATATCGTCGATACGGCAGAAGCCGCCGTCGATACGGTAGAAGCCGTCGTCGAGGACGAGCCAAAAGGCGAATGCGATGCAAACGCTTTTTTGGAAAAAGATGCGGGAGAAATACCGGCTGCGCAACAACTAGCCCCCCGCAAACGACGAAGACGTTTGGCTGCGGCGTGGCGCGTCATAAAACGTTTCTTTTTATGTGGATGTTGCGCCCCGCGAGTAGAATAA